GCCCCTATCCTGCACATCCCTGGGCATCTCCGAAACCTCAAGCACCGGCCTAGGGCGAACTGCCTCACCGCGACTGTGCTGCAGCCTCCGCGAAGATCTTTTCCCCTGCTTCCCCGGGCTAGGGGTTGGCGGGAGGTTTGGTCCCGACCCTAGGCAGACCTCGGCTCTGAGGCCCGGGCTCCACTCCGAATTCCCCCAAGCACTACTCGCTACCCTCAGCCGCCTTCTTGCAGAAACCCGGGGCAAAAGCGGAGATTTCTCCCGACGTCCCTCCTTCgtttaacattttaattgtattctCTTAAACTCACTGTTTTGTCACCAAATCTACACAAACACACAAGTCAACAgagaacaggaggaaatgagaatTGTAATTTTCCTGGGGTGCTTGAAATCTCCCAGTTTACTCGGCTGACTTGGTCTCTGTTTTCTTCGGAGTCTGTAGTGACAGATCAAACTGGGAGAGGAGGTGAGAGTTCAAAGCCACCTGTCCCAGGACGCGTGGCTCTGGCTGAGGCAGACCGCGAGGTAAAGCGCTGTGCAGACTGGTATTGCCAGGAGGAAGCGCAGGCCGAGCCTCTGAGCCTTGGCGGGCGTGCCCAGTTTCCCTGGTACCGGCTGGAACCCAGCCGAGGAGCTGCGAACGGTGCCGGTTGCCAGTgggccccagaggcctggccccCGCAAAGGGCCGCCCTGCACCTAAAGCCAAGTCACAGCTCGAGCTTGCGCCAACCTACCCCGCTTTGGGCTTGGACGCGATGGCGGTCCAGCTGCGGCCGTCTGGGCTCTCCACGCCCGTTTGTTCACCCGCGGCGGGACTGGATCTTGCCAACCCCTCCGCCTGTGCGCGGGTCCTTAGACGGTGAAAGAGAATCAACTCTAGGAGAGGAAAACGGCGCTCCGGAGGCGTTTATATGCAGCTCGGATTAGAATTTGACTGTTTTCTGAATCTAATCGGAAAATAAgtgcctccttccctcttcccttccctaccTTGCCGCCTTCTTCGGCAGCGCTTTTTTTCCTCTGGGACGACCCTGGGCATGAAGCTAGGGGTGGGAGCAGCTTGGGCCCCTCGCTTTCTCAGTCTAGCCGTGGGCATCTCCTCTCCGGCTATATTCATGGTGccccgctctctctctctctctttctgccttcttgCCTGCTTGATCGGGattttgcttttcttaatttttagctgactctcttctttttatccttcctcttcaccttcctTCACTCTCTACTTACTTCTTTCTCCAtgcctttctccctgtctctatGTCCCCTGCCCCTAACCAACCTTCCACGACCCCCGCTCCCCGCAGGTGTTTCGGTACCAAATGCGCCGGCTGCGCGCAGGGCATCTCCCCTAGCGACCTGGTGCGGAGAGCGCGGAGCAAAGTGTTTCACCTGAACTGCTTCACCTGCATGATGTGTAACAAGCAGCTCTCCACCGGAGAGGAGCTGTACATCATCGATGAGAACAAGTTTGTCTGCAAAGAGGATTACCTAAGCAACAGCAGTGTCACCAAAGAGAACAGCCTCCACTCGGGTGAGGCCCCAGTTGGGCAGGTCCTGGGGGAGGAAGGCCCACCAAGGCCGCTGCTCAcctgtcccttccttctccccagccaCCACGGGCAGTGACCCCAGTTTGTCTCCGGACTCCCAAGATCCGTCGCAGGACGACGCCAAGGACTCGGAGAGCGCCAACGTATCTGACAAGGAAGGGGGCAGCAACGAGAATGACGACCAGAACCTGGGCGCCAAGCGGCGGGGGCCACGCACCACCATTAAAGCCAAGCAGCTGGAGACGCTGAAGGCTGCCTTCGCCGCGACGCCCAAGCCCACGCGCCACATCCGCGAGCAGCTGGCTCAGGAGACTGGCCTCAACATGCGCGTCATTCAGGTCAGGGCCCCAGAGTGCCACTCAGTTCCCTGGAGACCCACATGGCTCCTCCAGGCCAGCTTCCAGGAGCTGAACAAGTTCTTGGAGGCTGgcggaggggcagagaggaagccCAGACACACCCCTAACCCTTGCGACTTTTGATGTGTCGGCCTGACGCTTAGAAGTACTGGAAATCCCTAggtctcctcctcttcctggtcCAACGCAAGTGATAGTGGTGgcggagggggagagaaagggagctcagcaggaggctggaggaagggacattGTTGGAACCACGGTGAGAGTTGGGACCCTTTTTTCTGCACCACCTTACCCCTGTTCCAAAGGAGCCCAGAGGTGGCTGTGCATGTCGGACTTAACTGGTTCCTCTGGCTCCTGCACAAGGAGATCTCCCTCTGCGTCCCCAAACCCAACTTTGTGGGTCTGTTGCCCCAGTTAGGCAGGTCCCAAAACAGAGACTTCTCCTCTGAAAAGAGGTGGAGCTCCTGGTTTGAAGTCGAGGCGGTCCcaagtgggatggggagaggaggtggCCATCTGGGTGTCTGTGCTGGTGTTGTAAGGATCTGAGACCGCATGTGATTCTGGTCAATTCTCGGGCCCAAGTGTCGGTGTCCGGTTCACCGTGCCTGGATGCTCTGTGTGGGTGGATGTGCCTGGGAGGCTGAGTGTGCATGAGCACACCTGTGCAAGCTGCCCTCTGAGGGAGGCCCTTTGGCCTCTGCGAGATTGTACCAACGTGTGGGCACGTGAATTGGAGGCTGCGTGTCTGTGTCACTGTGAGTGAGAGGCTGTGGATAAGCATCTTTGGCACTGGGAGATTGTGTGGGGGTGTGAAAAGGAGATTGTGCGTTTTGGTATCACTATCGCTGGGAGACTGAATGTCAACAGGAGGCTGTTTAGTTCTCTGCCACTATCACGTTGGGAAGGGAGCTGCCAGCGACCGTGCAAGGAAAACTGTGTGTGTCTGACACTACTTGGGAAGgttgtgtgtctatgtgtgtacAGCCCCCGAGAAGCTGTAACTGTGACAGTATGACTGTTAGAAacggctccaactgcctcacgtTGGGCAGGGCGGCTTGCCCAGGTCCTCCAGGCGGGAATCCTATTCACCATTGGCTCAGGGGCTGCCCTGCGCGGTCCTACTCAGAGGACCCccctcaccatcaccatcataCACAACACACGCGCGCTCGCGCACACACGGAGCCCTGAGAGCTAGGCGGTGGGCCGGTGACAGACCGGCCGGGTGGGACACCCGAAGTGGGGAGTGGGGACTTCGTGGCTTCACCCCGCGGCGTGTATGCTTCAGGTCTGGTTCCAGAACCGACGCTCCAAGGAACGGAGGATGAAGCAGCTGAGCGCGCTGGGCGCCCGGCGTCACGCCTTCTTCCGCAGTCCGCGCCGGATGCGGCCGCTCGTGGACCGCCTGGAGCCGGGCGAGCTCATTCCCAACGGGCCCTTCTCCTTCTACGGAGGTGAGTGCGCTACCCGTGCAGGGCTCTGCCAAGCCGGTGTTGGCTTCGTTGGAAGCGGGTGGCAGGGTAGAGCTGGGTGAGGCTGGGAAGTAAATCGCGGGAGAGGTAGGGAGACCCAGGGCCGAATTCCCGACCCTGAATGAGGCGCGTGGGCTGGTAGGGAGCATCTCCTGTGTGCgcacccagcctcctccctgctcccggCCCGGTGGGGGAGCCCACGAACCTCGAGTGCCCCGCGTTGCCCTCCGCAGCCGACTGGCGAGCCCGCCTCCCCGGCCTTTCTTACGCACCCCACCCAGGGCCCCGCCTTGACATCCTCCTCCCCGCCGCTCCGCAGATTACCAGAGCGAGTACTACGGGCCCGGGGGCAACTACGACTTCTTCCCGCAAGGCCCCCCGTCCTCGCAGGCTCAGACGCCAGTGGACCTACCCTTCGTGTCTTCGTCCGGGCCGTCTGGGACACCCCTGGGCGGCCTGGAGCACCCTTTGCCTGGCCATCACCCGTCGAGTGAGGCGCAGCGGTTCACCGACATCCTGGCGCACCCCCCTGGGGACTCGCCCAGCCCCGAGCCCAGCCTGCCCGGGCCTCTACACTCAATGTCCGCTGAGGTCTTTGGGCCCAGCCCACCCTTCTCATCGCTGTCGGTCAACGGCGGGGCGAGCTATGGGACCCACCTGTCTCACCCTCCCGAAATGAACGAGGCGGCTGTGTGGTAGCGGGGTCTCGCACAGTCCGCGGAGCTCGTGGTTGTACAGAAACGaacttttatttaagaaaaatagaaaaaaaaaacataaaaagcaagCTACACCCCTCACCTTCCTCCAGCCTCGGGGACGATTTTCCATCTGGGGAGACCGGATGGTAAAGGGAGACATGAAATAGGATCCAAACCTGCCTGGAGGGAGGACCGGGATACGAGAGCTGGCTGGCAAGGTGCGGGACGGGGGCTCCCGAAGGGAAATGCagacctctccccacctcccacctggacCCCGCTCCGTGGACCGATACCGCGGGCGGGCGCGTCCAGCCGGCGGGCAGCACAGAAGCAACCGCGGCGGCTGCTGGGGCGCACAGCGCAGTGGTTACGCCCGGAGCCGCGGGGAGGGAGGCTGCGCCTGCAGCAGGATTGGGCGGTGGAGCGTCCCTGGGCGCTCCCAGGCCAGCCGGGAGGGTTCTGGCTCTGGGAGATGTAATAGTGTTGGTCTCAAGAGTTCAGCAACAGCGACAACAAACTCTTATAGCTTCAGAAACACCGACCTGCTGTGCATCAGGTgggactatatatatatattttttgtctctctggggttttttttgtttgtttgtttctttttgtttttgccaaaaTTGCAAAATTCTAAATGTAAAGCCCTCAGTATCAACTCTTCTACCTTCACAAAACtcgacacacacagacacacacagacacactggaTAAGATGGTCTCCAGCCAGACCTCTCAGTAAAATGACTTGAAAATCAGCTGTACTAAGAAAAGTATTttactttcacacacacacacacacacacacacacacaaagttaaaaaaaagactaatgaACTAAAAACAGTCAACTGTTTACGTATAATGTTAAATTCAGGAGTTCAGTGTTTTACTAATATATCCTGTTTTGAAACCTCTTGTTCAAAAACAACATGTTTTGAGCAATTAACcaaaattgttcattttcttttcctgtagaTGTTCTGACAGATTGGCAGGGCTCACAGCTCACTGTGCTAGTATGTGAAAAGGTGTTGTTTACGCGAGGCAAAGAGAAAACACGACATTCGGACACTTGCCAAATGGAACAATTATAGCACAAATACTGTAAAGGTGCCTGGCACCACAACCTGAGAaagtgttaaaaacaaaaagtgttaCAAGGTTTAAGCAAAAACATCTTTGCTAATTTTTAGTCCTGTTGAACATTCATGGAATTGTTAATATGACTACTTATATAGACCCacacaggttttatttttgtgtctttaaaataaaagtccaaaatatttaaattttatggtCAAATATGCAGTCAATAGCtgctacttttttctttatatattaaatttctcATATGTCTTTTATTGTTCTGATAAACCTAAGCTTGTGTGACCTCCAGTGCATATTAGACCATTCACTGTATGAAAGAAAACATGTTGAATAAATTTgtgagtttttaataaaaatagaaaatctgatgTTTAGATAATTGGTGTGTTATTTGATGTTTTAAGAACGAGAAGGGAGACAGGATGGAGAGCTGAATGACCCCTGAGAAGCGAGGCAGGACTGGGGTATGTTTTTACCTTGGCTGTGGTTAAACCCCTTTGCTAATGCCCGCCAATCTTTTCTCCATGGCTTCCTGCTGTTATTAACTACAGATTTGCATTCTGTGGATTTAACTGATACAGTTGAAGAGGTGTTTGCTGATAAGTTAATATAGAATTTGAAATAGAAATCAAATCCATGGCTCTAGTCTGTGATTAGGCATGAGATCCCATgcactctttctctccccctctctgcacAAACAAAACTGGACTTGTGAATGTCAGTTACCTGCAAATACATAGTTAGAGGTGGTCTTTTTCAGTTTCAATTCATTTCCCGTAGATAATCCTGCTTTCTAATTTGGTGGTTTGAAAGATAATGTAAAATGAATGTACGGTACAGCTAGAAATGAAATACTTTAATCCCTTTCACAGAAATGATATGAAAtagttgttttatattatttgttaCATTTGGAGTTCCCCAGAAGGAAAACCATTTTGCCTGGTGCAGATACATATTACATTTCCCTGAGAGAGGACTAAAAATAGCCGATATAGAAATCAAATGTCAACTGGCAGTTGCCAATCAGTTCTGAAAAGTAGCTCAGTTCCTTCCAAGCCTTCATTAAACATGGaaggaatttaaatattttatctgctATGAAAtacttgtgtgtgttttaatatcAGACACTATTAGATTTCCAGAATTATTTTGCCGTATCACCTACATTTCAGTCTGGATTATTTacttccttattaaaaaaaaatcaaggttttaTACTAAATGGTATGTAATTTCCAGtgttgtttttacattttgttaaGATACAACTAAGTGTATCTTTTCTGACAAGCAGGCTTTAAAATAATCAGTCTTTCACTGCACCCATATGACGGCTTATCCAATGGGGAGGACTATCAGGGAGGAATCTGATAATATTCTTGCAGAAATCCAAATTTATGAAATACAGGGAAGACTTTTGAAACACCTAGTTTCTTTATCTGCTTTGTATGCAATTACTGGATCAGTTTGTTTTTGCCCTTTTAGCATTTGTATTAAATCATAGCCAACTTATTTATTATAACCACCCCCTTTAAAGATGTTCATTTAACTGAACCTATGCTCATTGGGAAGCTGCATTTTCCTATCAAGCCTGCTGAATTATTTAGCAGCTTTACTGTGGAATCGGGTACTTGATAAGAAGCGTTTTAGAGTTGGGCGCTGGGCATGGACtcaatttttctctctgactccGTGGCAGCAGCTGAGTCTTTCCCCTTGGTGCTGTACCCGGAACTCTAACGAATACCTGAACAGGTGGCAAAGCTTAGCAGTCAGTTTTGGAGCTGCCTGAAAGGAGGAGATCTAGAAATGTCAGGGACAGTTCTCGTTCCCATCCTGCGCTGCCCGCTTCTGGTCCTGAGGTGTAGAAAAGTGCCACACCATCCCCATCAGATGGGGCTGGGAGCACCTGGGAAAGACTCCGGACTAGGCAGTCCCCTTCTGCCCGAGAGGTCAGTCTACTCTCTAGCAGAGCTTGGCAGCCTGGTTTCTCCCTGCAGCCATCTTAAAGCTGCCACCTCTTGTGCCTTTTGCCACCTGCCCTCAGGATGCCAGCAGCAGGAGCCACCATCTGCCCTGGGCAAGGGAGGCAAAACTCACCCATCCAACTTCTCCACGCTGGTGGAGGCTGTGGGAGTCTGGGGGACTACTTTAGGATGAGACGAGGCTTGGGAGGACTATGCATGGAGAGCCAGGACAGGCATTGGCAGGGGCCTGGGAATCTGGAGTTAGATAGTatctgagaaaagagaagagaggcaggtAAGACCCTGGTTTCCCTAAATTCTTGAAACTCCTGGTCATGTGACAGGCAGCTGATTGGGACAGAGGGGGTTATCTAATGTCACCCTTACCCATCCTCTGCTAGTCCTACATCTGTCTGCCACTTTGTAGCCCTTAGGCAGCAGGCAGAGGCCCTGTGAGCAGGGAGACTTTCTGACCTTCTCTGGAGAGTATGGTTCTTTTGACAGTGTGCTCCTGTTTATGCCTATCCCCCTGCTTATCTCATCTGCTCTCATCTCTAGAGCAGTCAGAGGTTTACATTTCTTCTAAGAAAAGAAGTCTTTGAAATATGCTCTCCCATAGTCCACCCTCTGTCTCTACCTCATCCCTTCCAGAaacctctctttccttctcaagAAACTAGAGttgagaggggcagagagagcctTAGGAGGTTGctctcctgccctgtccctcagTTTCTCTCAGCTGCATCtggagttttaaaattctttcctccATTCCTGCAGTTCCCTCCCGACCTGCAGTATGAGGTAAGAAAGCAGGGGAAGCATTTTGGGATGTGTGTGCAGGAGTAGAGTGGTCTTGATTTCTTCCTCAAAGGGCTTCCCAAGTCAGTGGGGAccaggacagagaagggagaggaggtaaGCAGGTCTATAGCATTTTCTGCCCAGAATCACCCAGCAGCGTCCTGTTTGCATGACAGCTTAGAGGTGGTCTCTGTCCTGTTTTGCcttcctccccccttctcccttttctttatttaccCCTAGGCTAGGTTTCTAAGCATTATTAGTGTCCAAAATAGGACAAGAAGAGGATTGTGGGAGGTAATTTCCTAAATGTGGGCTGGGAGAAACATTTTTGTCCTTTGAAGCTCAGGGCAATGGCCCCTTGTTGCAACCTGAGGAGTGGAGCCTGCTTTTGCTTTGAGGGGTTCCAGACACAGGCACCAGACTGCaattacaggagaaaaaaaaatatatatgctgttCCTTAGCCTCAATTTTCTTGCAGACAGTGAAAAGCAGCTTTCTTTGCCTGAGTCCTGCCTATGGTGCTCTCATCCTAGCCTGGCATTCTTTCCCTTCCATGTTTGGAGGCG
This window of the Desmodus rotundus isolate HL8 chromosome 9, HLdesRot8A.1, whole genome shotgun sequence genome carries:
- the LHX1 gene encoding LIM/homeobox protein Lhx1; translation: MVHCAGCKRPILDRFLLNVLDRAWHVKCVQCCECKCNLTEKCFSREGKLYCKNDFFRCFGTKCAGCAQGISPSDLVRRARSKVFHLNCFTCMMCNKQLSTGEELYIIDENKFVCKEDYLSNSSVTKENSLHSATTGSDPSLSPDSQDPSQDDAKDSESANVSDKEGGSNENDDQNLGAKRRGPRTTIKAKQLETLKAAFAATPKPTRHIREQLAQETGLNMRVIQVWFQNRRSKERRMKQLSALGARRHAFFRSPRRMRPLVDRLEPGELIPNGPFSFYGDYQSEYYGPGGNYDFFPQGPPSSQAQTPVDLPFVSSSGPSGTPLGGLEHPLPGHHPSSEAQRFTDILAHPPGDSPSPEPSLPGPLHSMSAEVFGPSPPFSSLSVNGGASYGTHLSHPPEMNEAAVW